ATTGACATAATATTGAGGTTTATTATAATGGCTTAAATCATTGTCATGGATATTTTGCAAGACAAAGTAGTTAAATTAAAGAAGAAGAAGAAAGCGGTAATCTTGGCGCATAATTACCAGATTTCGGCGGTTCAAGATATTGCTGATTTTATCGGCGATTCTTTAGAATTATCCAAGATTTCACGTGATCTTAAAGAGAAGTTAATTGTTTTCTGCGGAGTGAGGTTCATGGCTGAGACGGCTAAGATACTTTCACCTCAGAAAAAAGTAATCTTGCCGATTCTTGATGCTGGTTGTCCTTTGGCGGATATGATAACTACTGCTGATTTAATCGCGCTTAAAACCCGATATCCTGAGGCTTGGGTTGTTAGCTACGTGAATAGTTCTGCTGAGATAAAGGCTTTGAGTGATGTTTGTTGTACATCAGCCAATGCTATTACCGTAGTAAAAAATGTTCCAACTAAACAGGTAATTTTTGTTCCTGACAAAAATTTAGGTTGGTGGGTTGCTAAGAATGTTTCCGGTAAGGAAATTATTCTT
Above is a genomic segment from Candidatus Omnitrophota bacterium containing:
- the nadA gene encoding quinolinate synthase NadA, producing the protein MDILQDKVVKLKKKKKAVILAHNYQISAVQDIADFIGDSLELSKISRDLKEKLIVFCGVRFMAETAKILSPQKKVILPILDAGCPLADMITTADLIALKTRYPEAWVVSYVNSSAEIKALSDVCCTSANAITVVKNVPTKQVIFVPDKNLGWWVAKNVSGKEIILWPGHCLVHEYFTKEDVTKSKELHPEAEIMVHPECRREVIEAVDQVLSTAGMSKAVKNSDKKEFIIGTEEGLVYRLKKENPNKTFYSLGSPKVCMNMKKTTLDDVYRSLDNLKYDIELDPAIMSKARLALERMVSYV